A region from the Candidatus Woesearchaeota archaeon genome encodes:
- the lysS gene encoding lysine--tRNA ligase translates to MKLTKEEQEEKQEEEVLHWADQIADAIIDRVAHDPQLQQITKEKGYICFDEKTPSGKIHVGSGRGWIIHDVVAKALRSRGVRGRFILSSDDIDPFDKMNADLPQHYEQYLGMPFRNIPSPFPGYKSFAAYYFQQCTDKFAEFGIVAELESTGEMYDKGLFNRTIKIALDHASEIQAIYAKLYGEDAVGAKKLPFNPICQNCGKIGTTLTLAWDPKQELVTYVCQENLVPWAKGCGYRGKISPYHGKGKFPWKVEWAAKWPSVGVVYETAGKDHFTQGGSRTIACMIATDVFHYPSPLPSESYRTGKGYEFFTIGGKKMSTSKGQGIGFAEVTDYIPAPIVRYLLVRTRPNAVIDFDPYGTNDVILLYERYDKTMRCYYGKEPEESVKEVQKQRRIFELAAVDEIPKEMPPQIAFTLASSVVQSKPSFEEAITTLQRMGHLPQQLSGEAKEMVKERLQRAKKWVEKFADKQFVFQVHDSVPQGLQLQEKERTALHALAETLKQYTASQAYNEKVLFEEIYTTARTYELSPQELFRAAYLVLIGKEKGPRLAPFILTIGVEKAIALFANV, encoded by the coding sequence ATGAAGCTAACGAAAGAAGAGCAAGAAGAGAAACAGGAAGAAGAGGTACTTCATTGGGCAGATCAGATTGCTGATGCTATTATTGACCGGGTTGCTCACGACCCACAACTTCAGCAGATCACCAAGGAGAAGGGATATATTTGCTTTGATGAGAAAACGCCCTCAGGAAAGATCCATGTTGGTAGTGGAAGAGGATGGATTATTCATGATGTTGTTGCTAAAGCCCTCAGAAGTCGTGGTGTTCGTGGCAGATTTATCCTTAGTTCCGATGACATTGATCCTTTTGACAAGATGAATGCTGACTTACCTCAGCACTATGAACAGTACCTTGGCATGCCCTTTCGCAATATTCCTTCTCCGTTCCCCGGATACAAAAGCTTTGCTGCGTATTATTTTCAGCAATGTACTGATAAGTTTGCAGAATTTGGCATTGTGGCAGAGCTTGAAAGTACAGGAGAGATGTATGATAAAGGTCTTTTCAATAGAACCATTAAAATTGCCTTAGATCATGCTTCTGAGATACAGGCTATTTATGCAAAACTTTACGGCGAGGATGCTGTTGGTGCAAAAAAACTACCCTTCAATCCTATTTGCCAAAACTGTGGAAAGATCGGTACAACACTCACTCTTGCATGGGATCCTAAACAGGAGCTTGTTACGTATGTCTGTCAGGAGAACCTTGTGCCTTGGGCAAAGGGATGTGGTTATCGTGGTAAAATTAGTCCCTACCATGGCAAGGGAAAGTTTCCTTGGAAGGTTGAATGGGCTGCAAAATGGCCTTCAGTGGGCGTTGTTTATGAGACTGCAGGTAAGGATCATTTTACGCAAGGTGGATCAAGGACAATAGCATGTATGATTGCTACTGATGTCTTTCATTACCCATCTCCCTTGCCCTCAGAGAGCTATCGTACAGGGAAAGGGTATGAATTCTTTACCATCGGTGGAAAGAAGATGAGCACGTCGAAAGGACAGGGGATTGGTTTTGCCGAGGTTACTGATTATATTCCTGCTCCGATTGTTCGTTATCTGCTTGTACGAACAAGGCCTAATGCAGTTATTGATTTTGATCCCTATGGAACCAATGATGTCATTCTTTTGTATGAACGCTATGATAAAACCATGCGCTGTTACTACGGAAAAGAGCCTGAGGAAAGCGTTAAAGAGGTCCAGAAACAACGACGTATCTTTGAACTTGCTGCAGTTGATGAAATTCCCAAAGAGATGCCACCCCAGATTGCCTTTACCTTGGCTAGTAGTGTTGTTCAGTCTAAACCCAGTTTTGAGGAAGCTATCACAACCTTGCAACGTATGGGACATCTACCTCAACAGTTATCAGGAGAGGCAAAAGAGATGGTTAAAGAGCGATTGCAACGTGCAAAAAAATGGGTTGAGAAATTTGCTGACAAGCAATTTGTTTTTCAGGTTCACGATAGTGTCCCGCAAGGACTTCAGCTACAGGAAAAAGAGCGAACAGCGCTCCATGCACTTGCAGAAACGCTGAAGCAGTACACTGCTAGCCAAGCCTATAATGAAAAAGTGCTTTTTGAAGAGATTTATACGACTGCCCGTACCTACGAACTTTCTCCCCAAGAACTCTTTCGTGCAGCATACCTCGTGTTAATTGGCAAAGAAAAAGGTCCTCGATTAGCGCCCTTTATCTTAACTATTGGCGTGGAAAAAGCTATTGCGCTTTTTGCGAATGTTTAG
- a CDS encoding Lrp/AsnC family transcriptional regulator, with product MLDETDREILEVLRNNARTSFLDISKKLRISESTVRKRVKGLEKDGVIKKYAAIIEPSKLGYGSVAFVGVDVRPEKFLEVAKRLTEFENIKFVSTSTGDHVIMTEIWMKNSNDLRDFISAKIESMEGVTRTCPAILTERLKET from the coding sequence TTGCTCGATGAAACTGATAGGGAAATTTTAGAAGTGTTGAGAAATAACGCAAGAACATCATTCTTGGATATATCAAAAAAACTACGAATTTCAGAATCTACGGTAAGAAAAAGAGTGAAGGGGTTGGAGAAGGATGGTGTTATCAAGAAGTATGCTGCTATTATTGAGCCATCAAAACTGGGTTATGGAAGCGTTGCTTTTGTTGGTGTCGATGTCAGACCTGAAAAATTCTTAGAGGTTGCGAAAAGGCTTACCGAGTTTGAAAATATCAAGTTTGTATCAACAAGTACCGGCGATCATGTCATCATGACTGAGATTTGGATGAAAAATTCCAATGACTTACGAGACTTTATTTCTGCAAAGATTGAGAGTATGGAAGGCGTAACGAGAACCTGCCCTGCAATACTCACCGAACGATTAAAAGAAACATAG